The Corynebacterium poyangense genome includes a window with the following:
- a CDS encoding ComF family protein → MELFVPRWCAGCRQPGSVLCADCQEQLRRIPQRITPRVDPHCPVFSLSPWNGPHREIVLDMKERANRAIRPYAGAVIGSAISYLQARGELPHRLTLVPAPTLPKNARRRGGDHITDICRFSGFPTKVALRHSGVQDSVGLSASQRRTNLSGGIRVYPCLAEISTEVVLVDDVVTTGATLAASTEVLVSGGVRVRAALTLAFA, encoded by the coding sequence ATGGAGTTATTTGTGCCACGGTGGTGCGCGGGGTGTCGCCAACCGGGGAGTGTGTTGTGTGCCGATTGTCAGGAGCAGCTTCGACGTATTCCGCAACGCATTACTCCGCGGGTAGATCCACACTGTCCGGTGTTTTCGTTAAGCCCGTGGAATGGACCGCATCGAGAAATTGTCCTGGACATGAAGGAACGAGCGAATCGGGCGATTCGTCCTTATGCAGGAGCAGTGATTGGTTCTGCGATTAGTTACCTTCAAGCGCGAGGGGAGTTACCTCATCGGCTGACTCTGGTGCCGGCTCCAACTTTGCCTAAGAATGCGCGACGCCGTGGCGGAGACCATATCACCGATATTTGCCGATTTAGCGGTTTTCCGACGAAAGTCGCTCTGCGCCATTCGGGGGTGCAGGATTCCGTGGGGCTGAGTGCGAGTCAACGACGTACAAACCTGAGCGGGGGTATCCGGGTGTACCCCTGCTTAGCAGAAATTTCCACGGAAGTTGTCCTGGTGGACGACGTGGTCACTACCGGGGCCACCCTGGCTGCGTCAACAGAAGTCCTGGTCAGCGGTGGTGTGCGAGTCAGGGCAGCACTGACCCTAGCCTTTGCCTGA
- the hpf gene encoding ribosome hibernation-promoting factor, HPF/YfiA family, whose amino-acid sequence MTTPAENTDALSPEIQVSITGRNVEVPEHFADRVKSKLAKIARLDPTLTFFHVELQHEPNPRREAQSDRIQITATGKGHLARAEAKEDSFYAALETALAKMERSLRKVKARRSIARSGHRAPMGTGQAAAELVNEAKEARDNVGKYDVDPYEGSVEDATPGQVVRTKEHPATPMSVDDALSEMELVGHDFFLFVDEETGRPSVVYRRHAYDYGLIALAEEG is encoded by the coding sequence ATGACTACACCTGCTGAGAACACTGATGCCCTGAGCCCCGAGATCCAGGTGTCCATTACTGGACGCAATGTGGAAGTCCCGGAGCACTTCGCAGATCGGGTCAAATCTAAGTTGGCAAAGATCGCCCGCTTGGATCCCACCTTGACTTTCTTCCACGTCGAACTTCAGCATGAGCCCAACCCGCGCCGGGAGGCTCAGTCTGATCGCATCCAGATCACAGCGACTGGAAAGGGCCATTTGGCTCGTGCAGAGGCAAAGGAAGATAGCTTCTATGCGGCACTGGAAACAGCGCTCGCCAAGATGGAGCGGTCTTTGCGGAAAGTGAAGGCGCGTCGGTCTATTGCCCGTTCCGGTCACCGTGCCCCAATGGGGACGGGACAAGCAGCTGCTGAATTAGTCAACGAAGCTAAAGAAGCCCGGGATAACGTTGGGAAATATGATGTTGACCCCTACGAGGGGTCCGTTGAAGACGCAACCCCAGGTCAGGTAGTGCGGACCAAGGAACACCCTGCCACCCCCATGAGTGTGGATGACGCTCTTTCTGAAATGGAATTGGTAGGCCATGATTTCTTCCTCTTTGTGGATGAAGAAACCGGTCGTCCGTCAGTGGTGTACCGTCGCCACGCCTATGACTACGGATTAATTGCGCTGGCTGAAGAAGGCTAA
- the secA gene encoding preprotein translocase subunit SecA produces MFGLSKLLRAGEGRVLKRLRKIADDVIALEDDYAKLSDEELKAKTQEFRDRIQAGETVDDLLLEAFATAREASWRVLGQKHYPVQVMGGVALHFGNVAEMRTGEGKTLTCVLPAYLNALEGQGVHVVTVNDYLAKRDAEWMGRVHRFLGLDVGVILSEMRPEERRASYAADITYGTNNEFGFDYLRDNMARSLEDLVQRGHHYAIVDEVDSILIDEARTPLIISGPVDGSSQFYTVFAQLAPRMQEGIHYEVDHRKRTVGILEDGVGFVEDQLGIDNLYAPEHSQLVSYLNNAIKAKELFTRDKDYIVRGGEVLIVDAFTGRVLSGRRYNEGMHQAIEAKEGVEIKNENQTLATITLQNYFRLYEKLAGMTGTAETEAAELHQIYKLDVVSVPTNRPNAREDLADRVYKTQEAKFAAVADDIAERSAKGQPILVGTTSVERSEYLSQLLQRRGIKHNVLNAKQHDKEAEIVAQAGLPGNVTVATNMAGRGTDIVLGGNPDILLDIKLRERGLDPVEDEEAYQAAWDEELPKVKERSRTLAEKVCEAGGLYVLGTERHESRRIDNQLRGRSGRQGDPGATRFYLSMRDDLMVRFVGQSMENMMNRLNVPDDVPIEAKMVTNSIKGAQAQVENQNFEMRKNVLKYDEVLNEQRKVIYRERRQILESEDIGDNIQDMIDETISAYVHGATADGYVEDWDLDSLWNALNTLYGPSLTAQELIDGDEYGSPGELSAADLRKALLDDAHRQYEELETHVTELGGDNQMRSIERRIILPIIDAKWREHLYEMDYLKEGIGLRAMAQRDPLVEYQKEGGDMFNGMKEGIKEETVRQLFSLRHQFAAPSAPEAPEAQA; encoded by the coding sequence GTGTTTGGACTATCGAAGCTGCTCAGAGCCGGTGAAGGCCGAGTACTTAAGCGACTACGCAAAATTGCTGATGATGTCATCGCCTTAGAAGATGACTACGCCAAGCTCAGCGATGAGGAGCTTAAAGCCAAAACTCAGGAATTCCGGGACCGCATTCAAGCCGGAGAAACCGTCGATGACCTGCTTTTAGAAGCTTTTGCTACTGCCCGCGAGGCCTCCTGGCGGGTGTTGGGTCAAAAGCACTATCCGGTTCAGGTCATGGGTGGTGTTGCGCTTCACTTCGGCAACGTCGCCGAAATGCGCACGGGTGAAGGAAAAACCCTCACCTGTGTTCTTCCTGCCTATCTCAATGCTTTAGAAGGTCAGGGCGTGCACGTCGTCACGGTCAATGACTACTTAGCTAAGCGTGACGCCGAGTGGATGGGACGTGTTCACCGCTTTTTAGGCTTAGATGTGGGTGTGATCCTGTCTGAGATGCGCCCAGAGGAGCGTCGTGCTTCCTATGCGGCAGACATCACCTACGGCACCAATAATGAGTTCGGCTTCGATTATCTGCGCGATAATATGGCTCGCAGTTTGGAAGATTTGGTTCAGCGCGGTCACCACTATGCCATTGTGGATGAGGTGGACTCGATCCTCATCGATGAGGCACGAACTCCACTTATTATCTCCGGGCCAGTGGATGGATCCTCGCAGTTCTACACTGTTTTCGCCCAGTTGGCGCCGAGGATGCAAGAAGGCATTCACTACGAAGTTGATCATCGTAAACGAACTGTCGGCATCCTGGAAGATGGCGTAGGTTTCGTGGAAGATCAACTAGGCATTGACAACTTGTATGCTCCAGAGCATTCCCAGTTGGTGAGTTACTTAAATAACGCCATCAAAGCCAAGGAATTATTCACCCGTGACAAGGACTACATTGTCCGCGGTGGAGAGGTGCTTATTGTGGATGCGTTCACTGGGCGTGTCCTGTCTGGTCGTCGCTATAACGAGGGAATGCACCAGGCCATAGAGGCCAAAGAGGGCGTCGAGATTAAAAATGAGAACCAGACTCTCGCCACGATTACGCTGCAGAATTATTTCCGGCTCTATGAAAAACTGGCCGGGATGACGGGTACTGCGGAGACTGAGGCTGCGGAGTTGCACCAGATTTATAAGCTCGACGTTGTTTCTGTGCCGACGAACCGCCCGAACGCTCGTGAGGATTTAGCCGATCGGGTATACAAGACTCAGGAAGCGAAGTTCGCAGCCGTGGCGGACGACATCGCGGAACGTTCAGCTAAGGGGCAGCCCATTTTGGTGGGTACTACTTCGGTAGAGCGCTCCGAGTATCTCTCACAGCTCCTGCAGCGCCGGGGGATCAAGCACAACGTGCTTAATGCTAAGCAGCATGACAAAGAAGCTGAGATCGTGGCTCAGGCGGGACTACCCGGTAATGTCACCGTCGCTACCAATATGGCGGGTCGCGGTACCGATATTGTTTTGGGTGGTAATCCCGATATTTTATTGGATATTAAGTTGCGGGAACGTGGGCTTGATCCAGTAGAAGATGAGGAAGCCTATCAGGCTGCGTGGGATGAGGAACTCCCCAAGGTTAAAGAACGCTCCCGGACTCTAGCGGAGAAGGTGTGTGAAGCCGGCGGCTTGTATGTTCTGGGTACTGAGCGCCATGAATCTCGACGCATTGACAACCAGTTGCGGGGACGTTCCGGTCGTCAGGGAGACCCCGGTGCGACGCGGTTCTATTTGTCCATGCGGGATGATTTGATGGTTCGTTTCGTGGGGCAGTCCATGGAAAATATGATGAATCGTCTTAATGTGCCAGATGATGTCCCCATCGAGGCAAAAATGGTGACTAACTCCATCAAGGGCGCGCAAGCCCAGGTGGAAAACCAGAATTTTGAGATGCGTAAGAATGTTCTCAAATATGACGAGGTGCTCAATGAGCAGCGCAAAGTTATTTATCGGGAGCGTCGCCAGATCCTTGAGTCGGAAGATATTGGGGACAATATTCAAGACATGATTGATGAAACTATTTCCGCCTACGTGCACGGCGCAACCGCCGATGGTTACGTCGAGGACTGGGATCTGGATTCGCTGTGGAATGCGCTCAATACCCTCTACGGGCCGAGTCTCACCGCTCAGGAACTTATCGATGGGGATGAGTATGGTTCTCCCGGTGAGCTCAGCGCGGCGGATCTGCGCAAGGCTTTATTAGATGATGCTCACCGCCAATATGAGGAACTGGAAACTCACGTCACTGAACTTGGCGGAGATAATCAAATGCGCTCCATTGAACGCCGCATCATTTTGCCCATCATCGACGCAAAATGGCGGGAGCACCTGTATGAGATGGACTATCTCAAAGAAGGTATTGGTTTGCGCGCCATGGCGCAGCGCGATCCGCTGGTGGAGTACCAAAAAGAAGGCGGAGACATGTTTAATGGCATGAAAGAAGGCATCAAGGAAGAAACCGTTCGCCAGCTTTTCTCACTACGCCATCAATTTGCCGCTCCTTCGGCCCCGGAAGCTCCCGAGGCCCAAGCCTAG
- a CDS encoding HAD-IA family hydrolase, with protein sequence MRGLIVDYVGVLDGTDEEQRRWRALFAEAKRNGVGTAILSNDPGGPAAEPIREWEYRGVVDAVLLSGEIGAEKPETAAFQAAADALDLPLDDCVLVDDSILNVRAAVEAGLVGVFYQQFDRSVVEITNIFDIKGEF encoded by the coding sequence GTGCGAGGACTGATCGTCGACTACGTCGGTGTCTTAGATGGAACCGATGAAGAACAGCGCCGCTGGCGGGCGCTTTTTGCCGAAGCCAAAAGAAATGGTGTTGGTACCGCGATTTTATCTAATGACCCGGGCGGTCCTGCAGCTGAACCCATTCGTGAGTGGGAGTACCGCGGGGTAGTCGATGCGGTGTTATTAAGCGGAGAAATCGGAGCTGAAAAACCAGAAACCGCAGCTTTCCAGGCAGCGGCTGATGCTTTGGATTTGCCCTTAGATGATTGTGTGTTGGTTGATGACTCTATTTTGAATGTCCGGGCTGCTGTGGAGGCAGGTTTGGTGGGAGTCTTTTATCAGCAATTTGATCGCTCCGTAGTGGAGATCACTAATATCTTTGATATTAAGGGAGAATTCTAA
- a CDS encoding DUF6912 family protein — MRVYLPATFTMLSGLKETGEMYARSGYGFALTQALRDFYDHGDDEEIAHAAFQDAAEASIRLLAIGDENTFPHRRVVVSVDLPDEQVDPDPELGDSVVKLRPARISVDQLAAIHIDIEESEAATAKAIEVIDESDLGVEDAELIVGDALDNFMAFYDPTELPFLIELM; from the coding sequence ATGCGGGTCTATCTGCCGGCGACCTTCACTATGCTCAGCGGTTTGAAGGAAACTGGAGAAATGTATGCGCGTTCAGGTTATGGTTTTGCCTTAACCCAGGCACTCCGTGATTTTTATGACCACGGTGATGATGAAGAAATCGCGCACGCTGCGTTCCAGGACGCGGCAGAGGCCTCCATTCGTCTGCTAGCTATCGGCGATGAAAATACCTTCCCGCATCGTCGTGTGGTGGTGTCTGTGGATCTGCCTGATGAGCAGGTTGATCCTGATCCAGAGTTAGGGGACTCCGTGGTGAAATTGCGGCCGGCTCGCATTAGCGTCGATCAACTTGCGGCTATTCATATCGATATTGAGGAATCAGAGGCTGCAACGGCCAAGGCCATTGAAGTGATTGATGAATCTGATCTGGGCGTTGAGGATGCTGAACTAATTGTGGGGGATGCGCTGGATAATTTTATGGCCTTTTATGACCCCACAGAATTACCCTTCCTCATTGAATTGATGTAA
- a CDS encoding alcohol dehydrogenase catalytic domain-containing protein: MQPPRVIRGAVLEHSGLAQPYAESRPISISEVELAPPGPGEVLVKISAAGLCHSDLSVVNNNRPRPLPMLLGHESAGTIVECGPGVEDFQVDQHVVMTFLPRCGNCAGCDTNGIIPCEVGSATNNEGTLLGGGRRLSRHGEIVHHHLGVSGFADHAVVSTRSIVPIGDDVPWDIAAIFGCAILTGGGAVLNEIKPKPTDSIAVVGLGGVGMAAVITAAALGVKNIVGIDMQESKCQKALELGCSDVATPMEIEKNGQRFSAVVEAAGHPKALETAFKITKPGGMTVTVGLPAPNSILQIDPLAITAEARRLHGSYLGSAVPAVDIPKYEKLWRAGRLNAEGLVSSHIRLEDINQAMDNLANGLALRQIIDFD; this comes from the coding sequence ATGCAACCTCCTAGAGTTATCCGAGGAGCCGTGCTAGAGCATTCTGGGCTCGCTCAACCCTATGCGGAATCACGACCTATTTCCATCAGTGAGGTGGAATTGGCGCCACCCGGGCCGGGCGAAGTATTGGTGAAAATCTCTGCCGCTGGTCTATGCCATTCTGACCTTTCCGTGGTCAACAACAATCGTCCCCGGCCACTGCCCATGCTCTTAGGCCATGAATCCGCCGGCACAATTGTGGAATGCGGGCCAGGCGTCGAAGATTTTCAGGTTGATCAGCATGTGGTGATGACTTTCCTCCCGCGCTGCGGAAATTGTGCTGGTTGTGACACCAACGGGATTATCCCCTGTGAGGTTGGTTCAGCAACCAATAATGAGGGAACTCTTCTTGGGGGCGGTCGCAGGCTTTCCCGCCATGGTGAAATAGTCCATCATCACTTGGGTGTGTCTGGTTTCGCCGACCACGCCGTAGTTTCCACTCGCTCCATTGTTCCCATTGGAGATGACGTCCCCTGGGATATTGCCGCGATCTTTGGCTGTGCCATTCTTACCGGTGGTGGTGCGGTTCTCAATGAGATCAAACCGAAACCTACCGACTCCATTGCTGTAGTTGGACTGGGAGGTGTGGGCATGGCAGCTGTAATCACCGCAGCAGCCTTGGGCGTGAAAAACATTGTTGGCATTGACATGCAAGAATCCAAGTGCCAAAAAGCCCTAGAACTTGGTTGTTCTGATGTAGCGACCCCCATGGAGATAGAAAAGAACGGTCAACGTTTTAGCGCCGTGGTGGAGGCCGCAGGCCACCCCAAAGCCCTAGAAACCGCGTTTAAAATCACCAAACCAGGGGGCATGACAGTAACCGTTGGCCTCCCAGCACCCAACTCCATACTGCAAATTGACCCCCTGGCAATCACCGCTGAGGCACGCCGACTCCACGGCAGCTACCTTGGCTCCGCTGTCCCGGCCGTTGATATCCCGAAGTACGAAAAACTTTGGCGTGCTGGCAGGCTGAATGCTGAAGGATTGGTTTCCTCACATATTCGCCTCGAAGATATCAACCAGGCAATGGACAACCTCGCTAATGGTCTGGCGCTACGTCAAATTATCGACTTTGATTAA
- a CDS encoding YkvI family membrane protein: protein MLKRSLEIAMAFIGILVGASFASGREALQYFVAFGNWGVLGAVLTSIAIMISGITILQLGSYHRAKEHTSVFEAISGPVTSKIMDIGTMVTLFCIGLAMFAGAGANFKQQWGGSEWIGATILLILVLLTGLLDVHKVTLVIGAFTPFIIVLISLGALWTIFHAQPDFSTLHEKALEIPTTLPNWWVSTINSVGLQVIVVVSMAIVIGGNFMDSREVGIGGVVGGFIFLFLLGLLVGSMYLSVDTVMETELPMLAMLTHIHPYLGTVMAFAIYGMIFNTAIGMFYALAKRLSKNRRQDFYKIYVIVVLIGFVISFVGFSNLIGYVYPALGYIGILIMSIMAWAWWKNRANLESETELRRRARELLIKRFEDKEHLTLEEKAELRAIAKNSNIPESEFIREVMTEVDTTTATELPTTGTPLSEKGKENATS from the coding sequence ATGCTTAAAAGATCTCTTGAAATAGCCATGGCCTTTATTGGCATCTTGGTTGGTGCCAGTTTCGCTTCCGGACGTGAAGCCCTACAGTACTTTGTTGCCTTTGGTAACTGGGGAGTTTTAGGCGCCGTCCTCACCTCCATTGCAATAATGATTTCGGGTATCACCATTCTCCAATTAGGCAGCTATCACCGGGCGAAAGAACACACCAGTGTTTTTGAAGCCATTTCTGGCCCGGTGACCTCAAAGATCATGGACATTGGCACCATGGTGACCTTGTTCTGTATTGGTTTGGCCATGTTTGCCGGAGCCGGCGCGAATTTCAAACAGCAATGGGGAGGGAGTGAATGGATTGGCGCAACAATCCTTCTGATTCTGGTTCTTCTCACTGGTCTTCTCGACGTTCACAAAGTGACGCTGGTTATTGGCGCTTTCACCCCCTTTATTATCGTTCTCATTAGCTTAGGGGCCCTGTGGACCATCTTCCATGCTCAGCCGGATTTCAGCACGTTGCATGAAAAGGCCTTAGAGATTCCTACCACTCTCCCTAATTGGTGGGTTTCTACTATCAATAGCGTCGGTCTCCAAGTGATCGTCGTGGTTTCAATGGCCATTGTTATTGGTGGCAATTTCATGGATTCCCGTGAAGTAGGAATTGGTGGAGTTGTTGGCGGGTTTATCTTCCTTTTCCTCTTAGGGTTACTTGTCGGTTCCATGTATCTGTCTGTGGATACAGTCATGGAAACTGAGTTGCCCATGCTCGCGATGCTGACACATATCCATCCTTATTTGGGGACGGTTATGGCCTTCGCTATCTATGGAATGATTTTTAATACCGCCATCGGAATGTTTTACGCCTTGGCTAAACGGCTATCGAAAAACCGCCGCCAGGACTTTTATAAGATTTATGTCATTGTGGTCCTCATCGGCTTTGTCATAAGCTTCGTTGGGTTCAGTAATCTCATCGGCTATGTTTATCCAGCCTTGGGGTATATCGGCATTCTGATCATGTCCATTATGGCCTGGGCATGGTGGAAGAATCGCGCAAACTTGGAGTCCGAGACTGAATTACGTCGACGCGCCCGCGAACTGCTGATCAAGCGTTTTGAAGATAAAGAGCATCTCACGCTGGAAGAAAAAGCTGAATTACGCGCAATCGCCAAAAACTCTAATATTCCGGAATCCGAATTCATCCGTGAAGTGATGACCGAAGTGGATACGACGACAGCGACTGAACTACCGACAACCGGAACCCCTCTGTCTGAGAAAGGCAAAGAAAATGCAACCTCCTAG
- a CDS encoding alpha/beta hydrolase has product MERRIAQDAWRALKPFRDAGSQSFESFPIPEVRKNYISSSSKNGLQDQDPEFTDYAVADFQVRVYEPRPAQHREEATPAILFFHGGGWLMGNLETHHSLVRRLSLLTGLPAVAVDYRLAPEHLYPAAIEDCREALRWLSDAQESHQLTVESVCLIGDSAGGQLTAILANEFSQDDSVADINSQVLLYPITDITTEGIERSASYQRITGGFPLTAHTMRWFIETYVPEGQDRSAADLSPLRAELPENLPPAYVVTVDNDPLADEGGQYALALAQHGCDVTYRHLAGYHHGLFTSAGVIPRGEEMTTEVAEFIRKHSGQKARTVKENHA; this is encoded by the coding sequence ATGGAACGCCGTATTGCACAGGATGCCTGGAGAGCTCTCAAGCCCTTTAGAGATGCCGGTTCTCAGTCTTTTGAGAGTTTCCCTATTCCCGAGGTAAGGAAGAATTATATCTCCTCTTCTTCAAAGAATGGTCTCCAGGATCAGGATCCAGAGTTCACTGATTATGCGGTAGCAGATTTTCAGGTCAGAGTTTATGAACCCCGCCCTGCTCAACATCGTGAGGAAGCTACCCCAGCCATCCTCTTTTTCCACGGTGGTGGTTGGTTGATGGGGAATCTTGAAACCCATCACTCTCTCGTCCGACGTCTTTCCCTGCTCACTGGCTTACCCGCCGTTGCAGTGGATTATCGTCTAGCCCCTGAGCACCTCTACCCCGCAGCCATTGAAGACTGCCGTGAGGCCCTACGGTGGTTAAGCGATGCTCAGGAAAGCCATCAACTCACTGTGGAATCAGTGTGCTTAATTGGTGATTCCGCAGGTGGACAACTGACAGCCATTCTCGCCAATGAATTCAGTCAGGATGATTCAGTAGCTGATATCAACAGCCAAGTGCTCTTGTATCCCATCACTGATATCACCACAGAAGGTATTGAAAGATCAGCGTCCTATCAACGCATCACTGGGGGGTTCCCGCTGACCGCCCACACCATGCGGTGGTTTATTGAGACCTATGTTCCCGAAGGCCAAGACCGTTCTGCAGCGGATTTGAGTCCACTTCGGGCTGAACTGCCGGAGAACCTCCCCCCTGCTTACGTTGTCACCGTAGATAATGATCCTCTTGCCGATGAAGGTGGACAATACGCTCTTGCCTTAGCTCAGCACGGTTGCGATGTTACCTACCGTCACCTCGCCGGCTATCACCATGGGCTTTTCACCTCGGCAGGGGTAATCCCCCGGGGTGAGGAAATGACCACAGAAGTTGCAGAGTTTATTCGGAAGCACAGCGGCCAAAAAGCGAGGACAGTTAAGGAGAATCATGCTTAA
- a CDS encoding flavin-containing monooxygenase, whose product MSQNHVYDAVIIGAGYGGLGQGAQLTRDGVENFLILEGAEQIGGVWRDNNYPGAACDTQALIYCYSYFLNLGVSRMFAGRDEMLGYLIALADEFNLHEHIQLNTKVVSAEWKEDSHLWEFTTNSGEKIYGRTFVGGWGQLSQPKIPDFPGLHDFQGVMFHSAQWRHNVDLKGKKVAAIGNAASAVQFVPEVAKEAAKLAVFQRSANYILPRNQIIFSEEESKEFKEHPGSYQKIRDEIHEMREAGFDRTRKGTAAAEEGIQQALEHLHNQVKDPELRGKLTPTFAFGCKRILRSDDFYPTFNRDNVTLVTEGIDSFTKNGIRTVDGEEYEFDVIIFGTGFYSQAFQGDLCILGRGGVDLKERWGNTPEAYLGMTVDGFPNMFLLYGPNTNLNHHSVVAMLEAQDNYISQAVQYLQQHPEQPLDVSEKVLCDFNEKIQGDLEKSAFSADCSSWYKNSEGVVINNWSGNVAEYHALTKTLNLSDYGVG is encoded by the coding sequence ATGTCCCAGAATCATGTTTATGATGCAGTCATTATCGGTGCCGGTTACGGTGGCTTAGGCCAGGGCGCCCAGCTTACCCGCGATGGAGTGGAAAACTTCCTCATTCTGGAAGGGGCCGAGCAAATTGGCGGCGTGTGGCGCGATAATAACTATCCTGGTGCTGCTTGTGATACCCAGGCTCTCATCTACTGCTACAGCTACTTCCTGAACTTGGGAGTATCTCGGATGTTTGCCGGTCGGGATGAAATGCTTGGTTACCTCATCGCGTTGGCTGATGAGTTCAATCTCCATGAGCATATTCAGCTCAACACCAAAGTTGTTTCTGCCGAGTGGAAAGAAGACTCTCATCTCTGGGAGTTCACCACCAACAGTGGCGAAAAGATCTATGGTCGCACCTTCGTGGGCGGATGGGGTCAGCTTTCGCAGCCGAAGATCCCCGATTTCCCCGGTCTCCACGACTTCCAGGGTGTTATGTTCCACTCTGCGCAGTGGCGCCATAATGTGGACCTTAAGGGCAAGAAGGTGGCCGCTATTGGCAATGCGGCATCAGCCGTGCAGTTTGTTCCCGAGGTTGCCAAGGAAGCTGCAAAGCTCGCCGTATTCCAGCGTTCGGCCAACTATATTCTTCCCCGGAACCAGATCATTTTCTCTGAGGAAGAGAGCAAAGAATTCAAGGAGCATCCGGGGTCTTATCAAAAGATCCGTGATGAAATCCATGAGATGCGCGAGGCAGGCTTTGACCGTACCCGTAAAGGAACAGCGGCAGCTGAAGAAGGTATCCAGCAAGCCTTGGAACACCTCCACAACCAGGTCAAAGATCCTGAATTGCGGGGGAAGCTTACCCCTACCTTCGCTTTTGGTTGTAAGCGCATTTTGCGTTCTGATGATTTCTACCCGACTTTCAACCGGGATAATGTCACGTTGGTGACAGAAGGAATTGATTCCTTCACTAAGAACGGTATTCGTACCGTTGACGGCGAAGAGTATGAATTTGATGTCATTATCTTCGGTACCGGTTTCTACAGCCAGGCTTTCCAGGGTGACCTATGCATCCTGGGTCGTGGTGGGGTTGACCTTAAAGAGCGTTGGGGCAATACCCCGGAGGCCTATTTGGGTATGACTGTGGATGGGTTCCCCAATATGTTCCTTCTTTATGGCCCGAACACCAACCTGAACCACCACTCTGTCGTGGCCATGTTGGAAGCCCAGGACAACTACATCAGCCAGGCTGTTCAATACCTGCAGCAGCACCCGGAGCAACCCCTTGATGTTTCGGAAAAGGTGCTGTGTGATTTCAATGAGAAAATCCAAGGCGACCTGGAAAAGTCCGCATTCTCCGCAGACTGCTCCTCCTGGTATAAGAACTCCGAGGGAGTTGTTATCAACAACTGGTCCGGGAATGTTGCTGAGTATCATGCTCTGACCAAGACTCTCAATCTCAGCGATTACGGGGTTGGCTAA